A single region of the Salmo salar unplaced genomic scaffold, Ssal_v3.1, whole genome shotgun sequence genome encodes:
- the LOC106595519 gene encoding vacuolar protein sorting-associated protein 8 homolog isoform X2, with protein MNVLFSLWSYRDLLFNQLYTRLVENCVARGVFLESLEPYIVSERLGCVTAPVMRDLLTHLQDNNMMDSVENCLIHLDITSLDIQQVVQMCWDNQLYDAMIYVFNRGMNDYINPMEKLFQVIGPPLREGKALTDEQVVMGNKLLVYISCSLAGRAYPLGDIPEDLVSQVKNQVLVCIRDRFLE; from the exons ATGAACGTGCTCTTCTCTCTGTGGTCCTATAGGGACCTACTGTTTAACCAGCTATATACCCGCCTGGTGGAGAACTGTGTGGCTCGGGGGGTCTTCCTGGAGAGTTTGGAACCCTACATCGTGTCGGAGCGTCTGGGCTGTGTAACCGCTCCCGTCATGAGAGACCTGCTGACCCACCTACAGGATAACAACATGATGGACAGTGTAGAGAACTGTCTGATCCACCTGGACATCACCAGCCTCGACATACaacag GTGGTCCAGATGTGTTGGGACAACCAGCTGTATGATGCCATGATCTACGTGTTCAACAGGGGAATGAATGACTACATCAACCCTATggag AAACTCTTTCAGGTCATCGGCCCCCCGCTGAGAGAAGGCAAGGCCCTCACAG ATGAACAGGTGGTGATGGGTAACAAGCTGCTCGTTTATATCAG CTGCTCACTGGCAGGCCGGGCCTATCCACTAGGAGACATCCCAGAGGACCTGGTGTCTCAAGTCAAGAACCAGGTACTTGTGTGTATCAGGGACAGATTCCTGGAATGA
- the LOC123731797 gene encoding uncharacterized protein isoform X1 — translation MMDSVENCLIHLDITSLDIQQVGGGGEWRGGERRHDGQCRELSDPPGHHQPRHTTGRRRGEWRGGERRHDGQCRELSDPPGHHQPRHTTGRRRGEWRGGERRHDGQCRELSDPPGHHQPRHTTGRRRGEEGRGDMMDSVENCLIHLDITSLDIQQVGGEESGEGRRGDMMDSVENCLIHLDITSLDIQQVGGEESGEGRRGDMMDSVENCLIHLDITSLDIQQVGGEESGEEGRGDMMDSVENCLIHLDITSLDIQQVGGEESGEGEERRHDGQCRELSDPPGHHQPRHTTGRRRGEERRGDMMDSVENCLIHLDITSLDIQQVGGEERRGGERRHDGQCRELSDPPGHHQPQHTTGRRRGEERRGEET, via the exons atgaTGGACAGTGTAGAGAACTGTCTGATCCACCTGGACATCACCAGCCTCGACATAcaacaggtaggaggaggaggagagtggagaggaggggagaggagacatgaTGGACAGTGTAGAGAACTGTCTGATCCACCTGGACATCACCAGCCTCGACATACaacaggtaggaggagaggagagtggagaggaggggagaggagacatgaTGGACAGTGTAGAGAACTGTCTGATCCACCTGGACATCACCAGCCTCGACATACaacaggtaggaggagaggagagtggagaggaggggagaggagacatgaTGGACAGTGTAGAGAACTGTCTGATCCACCTGGACATCACCAGCCTCGACATACaacaggtaggaggagaggagaggaggggagaggagacatgaTGGACAGTGTAGAGAACTGTCTGATCCACCTGGACATCACCAGCCTCGACATACaacaggtaggaggagaggagagtggagaggggaggagaggagacatgatgGACAGTGTAGAGAACTGTCTGATCCACCTGGACATCACCAGCCTCGACATACaacaggtaggaggagaggagagtggagaggggaggagaggagacatgatgGACAGTGTAGAGAACTGTCTGATCCACCTGGACATCACCAGCCTCGACATACaacaggtaggaggagaggagagtggagaggaggggagaggagac atgATGGACAGTGTAGAGAACTGTCTGATCCACCTGGACATCACCAGCCTCGACATACaacaggtaggaggagaggagagtggagagggggaggagaggagacatgatgGACAGTGTAGAGAACTGTCTGATCCACCTGGACATCACCAGCCTCGACATACaacaggtaggaggagaggagaggagaggagaggagac atgaTGGACAGTGTAGAGAACTGTCTGATCCACCTGGACATCACCAGCCTCGACATACaacaggtaggaggagaggagaggagaggaggggagaggagacatgaTGGACAGTGTAGAGAACTGTCTGATCCACCTGGACATCACCAGCCTCAACATACaacaggtaggaggagaggagaggagaggagaggagaggagacatga
- the LOC123731797 gene encoding uncharacterized protein isoform X2, translated as MMDSVENCLIHLDITSLDIQQVGGGGEWRGGERRHDGQCRELSDPPGHHQPRHTTGRRRGEWRGGERRHDGQCRELSDPPGHHQPRHTTGRRRGEWRGGERRHDGQCRELSDPPGHHQPRHTTGRRRGEEGRGDMMDSVENCLIHLDITSLDIQQVGGEESGEGRRGDMMDSVENCLIHLDITSLDIQQVGGEESGEGRRGDMMDSVENCLIHLDITSLDIQQVGGEESGEEGRGDMMDSVENCLIHLDITSLDIQQVGGEESGEGEERRHDGQCRELSDPPGHHQPRHTTGRRRGEERRGDMMDSVENCLIHLDITSLDIQQVGGEERRGEET; from the exons atgaTGGACAGTGTAGAGAACTGTCTGATCCACCTGGACATCACCAGCCTCGACATAcaacaggtaggaggaggaggagagtggagaggaggggagaggagacatgaTGGACAGTGTAGAGAACTGTCTGATCCACCTGGACATCACCAGCCTCGACATACaacaggtaggaggagaggagagtggagaggaggggagaggagacatgaTGGACAGTGTAGAGAACTGTCTGATCCACCTGGACATCACCAGCCTCGACATACaacaggtaggaggagaggagagtggagaggaggggagaggagacatgaTGGACAGTGTAGAGAACTGTCTGATCCACCTGGACATCACCAGCCTCGACATACaacaggtaggaggagaggagaggaggggagaggagacatgaTGGACAGTGTAGAGAACTGTCTGATCCACCTGGACATCACCAGCCTCGACATACaacaggtaggaggagaggagagtggagaggggaggagaggagacatgatgGACAGTGTAGAGAACTGTCTGATCCACCTGGACATCACCAGCCTCGACATACaacaggtaggaggagaggagagtggagaggggaggagaggagacatgatgGACAGTGTAGAGAACTGTCTGATCCACCTGGACATCACCAGCCTCGACATACaacaggtaggaggagaggagagtggagaggaggggagaggagac atgATGGACAGTGTAGAGAACTGTCTGATCCACCTGGACATCACCAGCCTCGACATACaacaggtaggaggagaggagagtggagagggggaggagaggagacatgatgGACAGTGTAGAGAACTGTCTGATCCACCTGGACATCACCAGCCTCGACATACaacaggtaggaggagaggagaggagaggagaggagacatgatgGACAGTGTAGAGAACTGTCTGATCCACCTGGACATCACCAGCCTCGACATACaacaggtaggaggagaggagaggagaggagaggagacatga
- the LOC106595519 gene encoding vacuolar protein sorting-associated protein 8 homolog isoform X3, giving the protein MMDSVENCLIHLDITSLDIQQVGGEESGEEGRGDMMDSVENCLIHLDITSLDIQQVVQMCWDNQLYDAMIYVFNRGMNDYINPMEKLFQVIGPPLREGKALTDEQVVMGNKLLVYISCSLAGRAYPLGDIPEDLVSQVKNQVLVCIRDRFLE; this is encoded by the exons atgaTGGACAGTGTAGAGAACTGTCTGATCCACCTGGACATCACCAGCCTCGACATACaacaggtaggaggagaggagagtggagaggaggggagaggagacatgaTGGACAGTGTAGAGAACTGTCTGATCCACCTGGACATCACCAGCCTCGACATACaacag GTGGTCCAGATGTGTTGGGACAACCAGCTGTATGATGCCATGATCTACGTGTTCAACAGGGGAATGAATGACTACATCAACCCTATggag AAACTCTTTCAGGTCATCGGCCCCCCGCTGAGAGAAGGCAAGGCCCTCACAG ATGAACAGGTGGTGATGGGTAACAAGCTGCTCGTTTATATCAG CTGCTCACTGGCAGGCCGGGCCTATCCACTAGGAGACATCCCAGAGGACCTGGTGTCTCAAGTCAAGAACCAGGTACTTGTGTGTATCAGGGACAGATTCCTGGAATGA
- the LOC106595519 gene encoding uncharacterized protein isoform X1, with the protein MMDSVENCLIHLDITSLDIQQVGGEESGEEGRGDMMDSVENCLIHLDITSLDIQQVGGEESGEEGRGDMMDSVENCLIHLDITSLDIQQVGGEESGEEGRGDMMDSVENCLIHLDITSLDIQQVVQMCWDNQLYDAMIYVFNRGMNDYINPMEKLFQVIGPPLREGKALTDEQVVMGNKLLVYISCSLAGRAYPLGDIPEDLVSQVKNQVLVCIRDRFLE; encoded by the exons atgaTGGACAGTGTAGAGAACTGTCTGATCCACCTGGACATCACCAGCCTCGACATACaacaggtaggaggagaggagagtggagaggaggggagaggagacatgaTGGACAGTGTAGAGAACTGTCTGATCCACCTGGACATCACCAGCCTCGACATACaacaggtaggaggagaggagagtggagaggaggggagaggagacatgaTGGACAGTGTAGAGAACTGTCTGATCCACCTGGACATCACCAGCCTCGACATACaacaggtaggaggagaggagagtggagaggaggggagaggagacatgaTGGACAGTGTAGAGAACTGTCTGATCCACCTGGACATCACCAGCCTCGACATACaacag GTGGTCCAGATGTGTTGGGACAACCAGCTGTATGATGCCATGATCTACGTGTTCAACAGGGGAATGAATGACTACATCAACCCTATggag AAACTCTTTCAGGTCATCGGCCCCCCGCTGAGAGAAGGCAAGGCCCTCACAG ATGAACAGGTGGTGATGGGTAACAAGCTGCTCGTTTATATCAG CTGCTCACTGGCAGGCCGGGCCTATCCACTAGGAGACATCCCAGAGGACCTGGTGTCTCAAGTCAAGAACCAGGTACTTGTGTGTATCAGGGACAGATTCCTGGAATGA